The Garra rufa chromosome 8, GarRuf1.0, whole genome shotgun sequence genome has a segment encoding these proteins:
- the LOC141340155 gene encoding uncharacterized protein, with translation MVSFTVKMSKVTFAIVNVPVSVATILVNMFFVYCMISSQEGPVNRVKPPLNVLLWSLIGCNLILNIFNLLFSFFNFVYPAPWIYVFSVAGFLFAMWTGFTASFALNVCYYLQIVPVRQTVLIWIKKHIRLFVYLALFVDRLLFLPEFLGRCILYISAMNLNSTRDHVNNTSEKTNSGFYVLSHIYFWIRCCYFLLCLGIMLASSSVTVVYLRTHIKRMEENNNFFSAVRKKQQMKVTIISIIQGVLYFLAAGWLMIRELYAYFAVDFWDRRGHLIFTVMALYSLGATILLGIGQTKFRLMAKNVGRKLQTLKCPLS, from the coding sequence ATGGTTTCCTTCACTGTTAAGATGAGCAAGGTGACATTTGCCATAGTAAATGTGCCTGTTTCTGTTGCCACTATTCTGGTGAATATGTTTTTTGTCTACTGCATGATTTCTTCTCAGGAAGGACCAGTAAACCGTGTAAAACCACCGCTTAATGTTTTACTGTGGTCACTTATTGGTTGCAATCTTATTCTTaacatttttaatcttttattcagttttttcaacTTTGTTTATCCAGCTCCGTGGATATACGTTTTTTCAGTGGCTGGTTTTCTTTTTGCCATGTGGACTGGATTTACTGCCTCCTTTGCTCTGAATGTGTGTTACTACTTACAAATTGTTCCTGTACGGCAAACTGTTTTGATCTGGATTAAGAAGCACATCAGACTCTTTGTGTACTTGGCATTATTTGTTGACAGACTCTTGTTTCTTCCTGAATTCCTTGGACGCTGTATCTTGTACATTTCTGCAATGAACTTGAATTCAACCAGAGATCATGTGAACAACACCAGCGAAAAAACAAATTCAGGATTCTACGTATTATCACACATTTATTTTTGGATTAGATGCTGCTATTTTTTGCTGTGTCTGGGCATTATGTTGGCATCAAGCAGCGTGACTGTTGTCTACTTGCGGACTCATATAAAGAGAATGGAGGAAAACAACAACTTTTTCTCTGCTGTTCGTAAAAAGCAGCAGATGAAAGTGACAATCATAAGCATTATACAGGGTGTCCTCTATTTTCTTGCTGCAGGATGGCTCATGATACGTGAGCTCTATGCATATTTTGCTGTTGATTTTTGGGATCGACGTGGCCATTTGATTTTCACTGTCATGGCACTGTACTCTCTTGGGGCAACCATCCTTTTAGGTATTGGCCAGACAAAATTCCGCCTAATGGCTAAAAATGTTGGCAGAAAACTACAAACCCTGAAATGCCCTCTTTCCTGA